A region of the Mytilus galloprovincialis chromosome 1, xbMytGall1.hap1.1, whole genome shotgun sequence genome:
CTATTCtgcaattcataaaaaaaatccctacggcaaaggTTTTGTCCACACTTAGTTCAAATGATAGGAATTTTGTTTAAGGTTGTCTGGACCCAAAGACCAATGTGGGTAAGGTTTATAAACGTTTTTGATTGAGGTTAAAAGTTTAGGTAGTGCGCCCTTACCACCTCCCTCCTTTAATTTATCAaaagttccctacggcaaagcttttgtcaaCAATAAGTACAGAGGTTGTTTGGACCCAACGACCAAGATGGGTAAAGTGTTTTTACGTTTTTAATTGAGGTGCCAAtttggggtagggtgaccctaccacTTCCcctctttaatttaaaaaaaatccctgtGGCAAAGGTTTTGTCCACATAAGGTACAACTGATAGGTTATTGCATAAGGTTGCATGAACCAAAAGACCCGGGTGGGTTAATTAGTTATGGAACGTTTTTcaattgaggtccaaagttggggtagggtgTCCATAGCAACTCCCttctttaattcatttaaaattccCGACGACAAAGTTTTTGTCCACCTTTGGTACAAAAGATAGGCAATTTCTTAAGGTTATCTGGACTTTAAGACCCGGGTGGGTAAATTCAAtgaacttttttaattgatgtccAAAGGTGGGATAGGCTGATTTTTCCATTCACttttttaattcatacaaaactCCCTACGACTAAGCTTTTATCCACATTAGGTACAAATAATAAAGACCCAGGTGAGTTAAGCTATGGAAATATTTTGATTGAGGTCCAAAGTTAAAAGAATACATGTCAGTTTTCCAAATCCCATGTACAGAATGAGGATAAATCATggatatctatatataaatagatcaaaaaaaaaagagggacgaaatataccagacgGACAGTCAAACTGCCAACGAGGTTCacgttttgtttttcttattttaattgcttcacGGGAATATAATATAcgaaatttttatatttagagagcttatatttttctgcattttttaaactcgtctataaataaaactaaccttTGAAGTACATTatcataacattaaaataaattgcaaaaaatacCAAGTAGTCCAAaatcaagatatttataaatatcttcgAAGTTGGGATTGAGAACTTTGTTTTCCTAAAACATATCTTTTTTGCAGTTTAGCAAGGTTCTTTAATTGAAGAAAATACAgttctaaaatttatattgttgacttaaagtaagaattgtatgtatagtaaaaataaatgtgGCGTTTGCTCTGTATAAACAACATACATATTCGATTCGTTAAGTTGTCACATATTTATACGCATAATTTCTACATGACGTAATGAAATAAACAGCCTCACAATTTTGGGTTTTCCAGAATTTCCAGAATTTGACAAATCTGTGTGTTTTTTCAAAGTGAATAAACAAAGACACAACTTATGGATATAGAGGTAAGATACAATTGAATTGTACAAACATATCAATTGTTTTAGTTTCATTTGAGTTTTAACTTATTTCCTGATATTTATTCGTTGACGTAATTTGAAAAGGTTTCATCGAAACTATTTTTACATTTCTCTCATGAACAGTTTCCGGTTAattgaaaagtatatatattcaccaaagtaggcacggggtttaagtatgcatttccctgcaaaaatattatatttttctatgaaaaacttatttgttcattgaattacGGTATTATTCTTAAAGgcttttacacatgttacattatctttcagatgcaccaaaaattagctcaattgcgttTATTTTAGTTAAATGCCGACACTTCGAAATTTGAAGAcgtatatatgatgacctatgcgcTTGCATCAAACTATAACTTAAGTGTACggtctttaatcatatatatctcAATTAAACATGTATATCTTGCTTTTAACATTGGGTTGTCGGATTTTTCAGAATTAGTGCCGACCTGTTGAATAATTTGACTCCTTATCAATTTTACTATAACTACTTTAGTTTCTGaaatataagtcaaaaactgcatgttatccttattttctattttagccGTCACGGTCACGTTTCTTGGCCACAAAAGAATCAAATTATATACTTTAAGCAAAATACCATAAGGACCAATATAACACGTTTACATCAAGAGCAAGTAAAAACAACTGAATCACGATCGAGTTTTCGGGCCTTtactcacaggcacttgtttctgtcaatatggggtttactatccatacccgtactaaaattaaaaatcgagTGATTTTTTagtacgggtatggatagtaaaccacatattgacagaaacaagtgcctgtgctgaaatgttattgaatatagatatatatatagtaacagTATCTATCCGTCACTCCAACTGCCCAAGGCGTTTTGAACGCAAATGCTGTGAAACTGTTTGACAAATATCTTTCAAACTTTGATGGTTTGTATGccatcatatttaaaaaaaaaaacagaaaaacacagatttggtatgattgccaattagacaactctgcacaaaagaacaaatgacaccgaaattaacaaatctttataggtcactgtaaagccttcaacaatacgcaaagcccatgccgcattgTCGGCTTTGAAAGACCCCAAAATCACAAATATGAAACCAAACgacaaaactacatgtatattaatgtaaaaacaactgaacgaaaaacaaatgtttaacacagcaacaaacgacaactgaattacaggttcctaaCTTGATACagacaaatatatacaaaatgtggcggggttaaacatgttagcggaatcgcAACCCTACCCTTAATtcggacagtgatgtaacagcatAGCATATGAACGAACTAtatgtccattctcaattttataaaattgtgttGAAAAAGGCTAAATACATATAAGAAAACACATGGACCTGACAtggtacttgtacattccaacaacaaaaagtaCATATCTGAGAAGACTCGCAGTCagtgacagctatttcaaagcaaataaaaaaaatcgtgcatcaagactaaattatcaatcacaTCCAACATACAATGGATGGATGCAGTGGAAAGACGTCATATAAACAGTTAGAGAAAACCATTACCTTGTTCAACGCCAAAATACATGCGTCGACAGATGGTAGATCCATTAaagtgcatatgtatataacaatagtGTCTAGTCTGCTATTAATTTACGGTAGCAAAAtctatatttataccaataacaaAATGTTGTGTCCTAAGTaaacggatgccccatctgcactatcatttccATGTTacgtggaccgtgaaaatggggtataatctctaatttggcattaaaaagatcatatcaaaagGAACATTGGTACTAAGTTTAAAACTGATTGGACTTCATGAAAAACTTCTCGACCATAATCTTTAACCTACCTGGACCAacaatctttaacctgaagcgggacgaacgaatggacggacgaacgaacagacggactgacgcacagaccagaaaacataatggcataaatgggacataaaaccAATATTCAAATACAGAGATGAATTGCTAacatttagaataagtttatttaaagggtCAATAAGCTTATAGCTATGGAAGAATAAAGTACAAGTTTTAAGttatttgtggtaacgaaatccctaacttaataatttaccacTAATACACATAAATTACATTTGTTGAAATCTAAAACCTCACAACAGACACGAGCATAGCGGATGTTAAAAAAGTATTATCAAGAATTcatattcattaatttttataaatttaaaaataacagtttgCAGTATTTGCAATATTCTTCGAATTATAAAGGGGTTTCTTCCTCATGTGTATATTATAACCGTAGCCGTATTTTGGAATTGTTTACGCAATGCTCttagattttaaatttatttagaattctatttttcttttatttgagtGTCAACTGTTTGTCTCTTATAGACTAAACGCGCCTCTGCTATGCAACGTTTTgtcttgatataattttttttagtcaaCATTTCTGCGTTATCATGATATATCATTGATATAAATGTAAACATAGTCATATTTTTAAACTTACAGTTGGCGTAATTCTGAATTCTTGTAAATcctaaagatttttttaactCAAGCAAAACTATTTACCGTAGTCGTATTTTGGAAAAATCTGTGAAAAATTATTGACCCTCTTCTAATTTATACTTGATTTggctatttaacttttttctattcgagcatcactgagaGTCTTATGAAGATGTAACCCGCGTCTGGCATGCAAGATCTTAGGCCTAATACTTTTTTGAACAgggataaatgaaaaaaaatcagacttctagtacaaatgtatgtacacaATACATACTGCTTATAGTTGTAATTATTACATAGTTTACCTAACATCTTTAAATAAATTGGTATTTGTATgttgtagataaaaaaaacacatctgtGAACAGACTGTAACACTTAGTTATGTCCAGTAAAGAGGCTACTGCAGACAAAGAGTTTCACCGAAAAAGTTCTTGTCTACGTCAAATGAAAAATCTTACTGGTAAACAACCTTACAAATGTGATGAATGTTGTAAAGAATTTAGTAGCAAAGGCAATTataatatacacaagaaaatccatactggtgaaaaaccttacaaatgtgatatttgtggGAAAGGATTTGTCCAAAACAGTAACTGTAAAGTTCATTTGAGAAAACATACTGGCGAAACACCCTACAAATGTGATAAATGTGGAAAAGTATTTGGTCATAAAGGCAATTataatatacacaagaaaatccATACTGGTGGaaaaccttacaaatgtgatatttgtggaaaggaattttgccaaaaaaataactgtaaagttcacatgagaacacatactagcgaaaaaccttacaaatgtgatgtatgtgataAGGAATTTGGTCAGAAAGGCAACTATAATGAACACATGAGAATTCATACTGgggaaaaacattttaaatgtgttttttgtgATCAAGAGTTTCACCGAGAAAGCACCTGTCGAATTCACATGAGAAAGCATACTGGTGAACAACCTTACAGATGTGATGTTTGTGGAAAACAGTTTCGCAGAAAAAAGAATTGTCTAac
Encoded here:
- the LOC143065029 gene encoding uncharacterized protein LOC143065029, coding for MSSKEATADKEFHRKSSCLRQMKNLTGKQPYKCDECCKEFSSKGNYNIHKKIHTGEKPYKCDICGKGFVQNSNCKVHLRKHTGETPYKCDKCGKVFGHKGNYNIHKKIHTGGKPYKCDICGKEFCQKNNCKVHMRTHTSEKPYKCDVCDKEFGQKGNYNEHMRIHTGEKHFKCVFCDQEFHRESTCRIHMRKHTGEQPYRCDVCGKQFRRKKNCLTHMRTHTGEKPYKCDICEKKFGKKDSCLIHMRTHTGEKPYKCDECGKEFSAKSNYNVHMKKHTGEKPYACYICGKEFVQSSSCRTHMITHTGEKPYRCDVCGKAFGHKSNRNKHMKIHT